A stretch of Myxococcus hansupus DNA encodes these proteins:
- a CDS encoding serine/threonine-protein kinase: MQKPALNRDTVSGEALFILRNLRENGRLGRSNKLADVKAALEPSVSLEFDNYFFFLRKFHYIAMDREAQLKLTEQGEQVAGGELNERFSVEVGEFFADQLAAVVGTPEEPQEGDEPLMVPPPPPELLLDETEVEAHPTPGPTPAPPPMPPMRSSRSAMPALDLGTPAAAIPMPPPSAVAAEPRREATVIIQGFPPASAASPSPTPSAPAAAPMPAPAAPTPAPAAAAPAASAPKGSELDLRYQKFDPIGTGPLGTVFKGRVTALGLDICLKELKDIFGYFSFLQRGEVLKRLKKELCAQAQVRHPGVVQVVDQNVEAARPYFVLELMQGSLRERLDAGGGNGVPVPFALRAFLQMAYGLRAAHASGLTHHNIKPENVLFDAYGNAKLADFGLGRVVEVDSTKGMPQVFVGTGGMSYMAPELMNRGGKEPGPAADVYALGILLYEMLTGQIPGRRSPLPSEVNPEAPSGLDQLFDKATQDKREQRYPDVDAMLEDFYKAFPEREFLGKGDLVISSDTPKE, from the coding sequence ATGCAGAAGCCCGCCCTCAATCGCGATACCGTCAGTGGCGAGGCGCTGTTCATCCTCCGGAACCTGAGGGAGAACGGCCGTCTTGGACGCTCGAACAAGCTGGCCGACGTGAAGGCCGCCCTCGAACCGTCCGTGTCGCTCGAGTTCGACAACTACTTCTTCTTCCTCCGGAAGTTCCACTACATCGCCATGGACCGCGAGGCCCAGCTCAAGCTCACCGAGCAGGGCGAGCAGGTGGCGGGGGGCGAGCTGAACGAGCGCTTCTCCGTGGAGGTCGGTGAGTTCTTCGCCGATCAGCTCGCCGCCGTGGTGGGCACGCCCGAGGAGCCCCAGGAGGGCGACGAGCCCCTGATGGTGCCGCCGCCGCCGCCCGAGCTGCTGCTGGACGAGACGGAGGTGGAAGCCCACCCGACGCCGGGCCCCACGCCCGCGCCGCCGCCCATGCCGCCGATGCGCAGCTCACGCTCGGCCATGCCCGCGCTGGACCTGGGCACGCCCGCCGCGGCCATCCCCATGCCGCCGCCCTCCGCCGTCGCCGCCGAGCCCCGCCGCGAGGCCACGGTCATCATTCAGGGTTTCCCCCCGGCGTCCGCCGCCTCGCCGTCTCCCACCCCTTCCGCGCCTGCCGCCGCCCCCATGCCCGCTCCCGCCGCGCCCACCCCCGCTCCCGCCGCCGCAGCGCCCGCCGCCTCCGCTCCGAAGGGCTCGGAGCTGGACCTGCGCTACCAGAAGTTCGACCCCATCGGCACCGGGCCGCTGGGCACCGTCTTCAAGGGCCGCGTCACCGCGCTCGGGTTGGACATCTGCCTCAAGGAGCTGAAGGACATCTTCGGCTACTTCTCCTTCCTGCAGCGGGGCGAGGTCCTCAAGCGGCTGAAGAAGGAGCTGTGCGCCCAGGCGCAGGTGCGTCACCCCGGCGTGGTTCAGGTGGTGGACCAGAACGTGGAAGCGGCGCGGCCGTACTTCGTGCTGGAGCTGATGCAGGGCAGCCTGCGGGAGCGGCTGGACGCGGGTGGTGGCAACGGCGTGCCGGTGCCCTTCGCGCTGCGTGCCTTCTTGCAGATGGCCTACGGCCTGCGGGCCGCGCACGCCTCGGGCCTCACGCACCACAACATCAAGCCGGAGAACGTGCTCTTCGACGCGTATGGCAACGCCAAGCTGGCCGACTTCGGCCTGGGCCGCGTGGTGGAGGTGGACTCCACCAAGGGCATGCCCCAGGTCTTCGTGGGCACGGGCGGCATGTCCTATATGGCGCCGGAGTTGATGAACCGGGGCGGCAAGGAGCCGGGCCCCGCCGCGGACGTGTACGCGCTGGGCATCCTCCTCTACGAGATGCTGACCGGTCAGATTCCGGGCCGCCGCTCGCCGCTGCCTTCCGAGGTCAACCCGGAGGCCCCCAGCGGCTTGGATCAGCTCTTCGACAAGGCCACCCAGGACAAGCGCGAGCAGCGCTACCCGGACGTCGACGCCATGTTGGAGGACTTCTACAAGGCCTTCCCGGAGCGGGAGTTCCTCGGCAAGGGCGACCTCGTCATCTCGTCCGACACGCCGAAGGAGTGA
- a CDS encoding TIGR02266 family protein, with translation MNPGPEDKRQHPRVPAVLRVDYTDGRQARDVTENLSHEGLFVQTEQVFRLGDEVRLALSFPGLLDPVEVSGTVAWTRPARADQPAGVGVRVEREQDRRKLGDILSAAGADSHASHVEHEGYRVLIVEDNPHIIEMYSYVLKKLASGELHGKVPLEVHFAPDGHHALQMLREDRFNLVMTDLYMPVMDGFALVERMREEEALRAIPIIAISAGGKEAQDRAMQLGVDIYLRKPVRFVEVLETVKQLLRIK, from the coding sequence ATGAACCCGGGTCCAGAGGACAAGCGCCAGCACCCCCGCGTCCCCGCTGTGCTGAGAGTGGACTACACGGACGGGCGTCAGGCCCGTGACGTGACGGAGAACCTGTCCCATGAGGGCCTGTTCGTTCAGACGGAGCAGGTCTTCCGCCTGGGGGACGAGGTCCGGCTCGCACTTTCTTTCCCGGGCCTTCTGGATCCGGTAGAAGTCAGCGGAACCGTGGCCTGGACGCGGCCTGCGCGCGCCGATCAGCCCGCGGGCGTCGGCGTTCGCGTGGAGCGCGAGCAGGACCGACGGAAACTGGGTGACATCTTGAGTGCGGCAGGAGCAGACAGCCACGCGTCCCACGTCGAGCACGAGGGGTACCGTGTGCTCATCGTCGAGGACAACCCGCACATCATCGAGATGTACAGCTACGTGCTGAAGAAGCTCGCCAGCGGCGAGCTGCACGGGAAGGTCCCCCTGGAGGTCCACTTCGCGCCGGACGGGCACCACGCGCTGCAGATGCTGCGCGAGGACCGCTTCAACCTGGTGATGACGGACCTCTACATGCCGGTGATGGACGGCTTCGCCCTGGTGGAGCGCATGCGCGAGGAAGAGGCGCTGCGCGCCATTCCCATCATCGCCATCTCCGCGGGCGGCAAGGAGGCGCAGGACCGCGCCATGCAGTTGGGCGTGGACATCTACCTGCGCAAGCCGGTCCGTTTCGTGGAGGTCCTGGAGACGGTGAAGCAGCTTCTGCGCATCAAGTAG
- the nuoE gene encoding complex I 24 kDa subunit family protein, whose amino-acid sequence MAEPLFTSEEQKTFDAGIAEIISHYPPDRKSAGMLPALRLLQEIKGWLPPDGLRLVAKHLEVTPERAMEVASFYVMYHLKKPGKYVIDVCTNLSCSLWGAEKMLAYLEQKLGLKAGEANEKFTLRETECLASCGTAPCLQINEDHHESLTQAKLDAILAKLS is encoded by the coding sequence ATGGCGGAGCCCCTGTTCACCTCTGAAGAGCAGAAGACGTTCGACGCGGGAATCGCGGAGATCATCTCCCACTACCCTCCGGATCGCAAAAGCGCGGGCATGCTCCCAGCGCTGAGGCTGCTCCAGGAAATCAAGGGGTGGCTGCCCCCGGATGGGTTGCGGCTGGTGGCGAAGCATCTCGAGGTCACTCCCGAGCGGGCCATGGAAGTGGCCAGCTTCTACGTGATGTACCACCTCAAGAAGCCGGGCAAGTACGTCATCGACGTCTGCACGAACCTGTCCTGCTCGCTGTGGGGCGCGGAGAAGATGCTCGCCTACCTGGAGCAGAAGCTCGGGCTCAAGGCAGGTGAAGCGAACGAGAAGTTCACCTTGCGAGAGACCGAGTGCCTGGCCTCGTGCGGTACTGCGCCCTGCCTGCAGATCAACGAGGATCATCACGAAAGCCTGACGCAGGCGAAGCTGGATGCCATCCTCGCCAAGTTGAGCTGA
- the nuoF gene encoding NADH-quinone oxidoreductase subunit NuoF, whose product MASTAKTIEPIISAAWGKPQSWTLDSYRKRGGYEALKKTLQMEPAAIIDEVKKSNLRGRGGAGFPTGLKWSFVPKDSPKPKYLAVNGDESEPGTFKDRYILEDDPHMMLEGIAIAAYALGVHTCYVYLRGEFKFPAERTQAAIDEAYKAGIFGKTVLGKDFELNCYLVRGAGAYICGEETALLESLEGKKGWPRLKPPFPAVVGLFGCPTVVNNVETLASVPAVFQQGADAYAKLGTDKSGGTRLVCLSGTVNRPGVYEVSMFTTLAELIYDDKYGRGMPAGRKVKAVIPGGSSAPVLGVDELDVAMEFEALKVKQTMAGSGGVIVMDDATCMVRSLWRVARFYAEESCGQCTPCREGTPWQTRLLRKIEEGRGEPGDIDMLSNVASSIAPYPPIGLGNTICALGDAAALPTHSFLMRFRDEFEAHIREHRCPFGDKPWGSFGDWS is encoded by the coding sequence ATGGCCTCTACGGCAAAGACGATCGAACCGATCATCTCGGCGGCCTGGGGTAAGCCTCAGTCCTGGACCCTGGACAGCTATCGCAAGCGGGGGGGCTACGAGGCGCTGAAGAAGACGCTCCAGATGGAGCCCGCCGCCATCATCGACGAGGTGAAGAAGTCGAACCTCCGCGGTCGCGGCGGCGCCGGCTTCCCCACGGGCCTCAAGTGGAGCTTCGTCCCCAAGGACAGCCCCAAGCCCAAGTACCTGGCGGTCAACGGCGACGAGTCCGAGCCGGGCACCTTCAAGGACCGCTACATCCTCGAAGACGACCCGCACATGATGCTGGAAGGCATCGCCATCGCGGCCTACGCGCTGGGCGTGCATACCTGCTACGTGTACCTGCGCGGTGAGTTCAAGTTCCCGGCGGAGCGCACGCAGGCGGCCATCGACGAGGCCTACAAGGCCGGCATCTTCGGCAAGACGGTCCTGGGCAAGGACTTCGAGCTGAACTGCTACCTGGTGCGCGGCGCGGGCGCCTACATCTGCGGCGAGGAGACGGCGCTGCTGGAGAGCCTGGAAGGCAAGAAGGGCTGGCCCCGCCTCAAGCCCCCCTTCCCCGCGGTGGTGGGCCTCTTCGGCTGCCCCACGGTGGTGAACAACGTGGAGACGCTGGCCAGCGTGCCCGCCGTGTTCCAGCAGGGCGCGGACGCCTACGCCAAGCTGGGCACCGACAAGTCGGGCGGCACGCGGCTCGTGTGCCTCTCCGGCACGGTGAACCGGCCGGGCGTCTACGAGGTGTCGATGTTCACGACCCTCGCCGAGCTCATCTACGACGACAAGTACGGCCGGGGCATGCCCGCGGGCCGCAAGGTCAAGGCCGTGATTCCGGGCGGCTCCTCGGCGCCGGTGCTCGGCGTGGACGAGCTGGACGTGGCCATGGAGTTCGAGGCCCTCAAGGTCAAGCAGACCATGGCCGGCTCCGGCGGCGTCATCGTCATGGACGACGCCACCTGCATGGTGCGCAGCCTGTGGCGCGTGGCCCGCTTCTACGCGGAAGAGTCCTGCGGCCAGTGCACGCCGTGCCGCGAGGGCACGCCCTGGCAGACGCGCCTGCTGCGCAAGATCGAGGAAGGCCGCGGCGAGCCGGGCGACATCGACATGCTGTCCAACGTCGCGTCGTCCATCGCCCCGTACCCGCCCATCGGTCTGGGCAACACCATCTGCGCGCTCGGCGACGCGGCGGCGCTGCCCACGCACTCGTTCCTCATGCGGTTCCGGGACGAGTTCGAGGCCCACATCCGTGAGCACCGCTGCCCGTTCGGCGACAAGCCCTGGGGTTCGTTCGGAGACTGGTCTTGA
- a CDS encoding NADH-quinone oxidoreductase subunit J, translating into MNIELVLFGAFALLTLLSAGTVIFARSPINSAMALVSTFFFLAGIYVLLWAHTIAVMQVLVYAGAIMVLFLFVIMLLNLGESPTRGKPTLARIAGGAATVGLFAVLAIILLKIPAEPATLSLEAQASFGTIATMGEVIFTRWLLPFEAVSLLLLVAMVGAVVVAKSRI; encoded by the coding sequence TTGAACATCGAGCTCGTTCTTTTCGGAGCGTTCGCGCTCCTGACGCTGCTGTCGGCCGGAACGGTCATCTTCGCGCGCAGCCCGATCAACTCGGCCATGGCGCTGGTGTCCACGTTCTTCTTCCTGGCCGGCATCTACGTGCTGCTCTGGGCGCACACCATCGCGGTGATGCAGGTGCTCGTTTACGCGGGCGCCATCATGGTGCTCTTCCTGTTCGTCATCATGCTGCTCAACCTGGGTGAGTCGCCGACGCGCGGCAAGCCCACGCTGGCGCGCATCGCGGGCGGCGCGGCCACGGTGGGGCTGTTCGCCGTGCTGGCCATCATCCTGCTGAAGATTCCGGCCGAGCCGGCGACGCTGAGCCTGGAGGCCCAGGCGAGCTTCGGCACCATCGCCACCATGGGTGAGGTCATCTTCACCCGCTGGCTGCTCCCCTTCGAAGCCGTGAGCTTGCTGCTGCTGGTGGCCATGGTGGGCGCCGTCGTCGTGGCCAAGTCGCGAATCTGA
- the nuoK gene encoding NADH-quinone oxidoreductase subunit NuoK encodes MVPITYYLLLAAALFCMGMFGVLVRRNALVIFMCVELMLNAANLTFVAFARMRGDDLGHVSAFFVIAVAAAEAAIGLAIVIAVFRSRGSVLVEDIRTMKH; translated from the coding sequence ATGGTTCCCATCACCTACTACCTCCTGCTTGCCGCCGCCCTGTTCTGCATGGGCATGTTCGGCGTGCTCGTCCGCCGCAACGCGCTGGTCATCTTCATGTGCGTGGAGCTGATGCTCAACGCGGCGAACCTCACGTTCGTGGCCTTCGCGCGCATGCGTGGTGACGACCTCGGCCACGTGTCCGCCTTCTTCGTCATCGCGGTGGCGGCGGCGGAAGCCGCCATCGGTCTGGCCATCGTCATCGCCGTCTTCCGGAGCCGGGGCAGCGTCCTGGTGGAAGACATCCGGACGATGAAGCACTGA
- the nuoL gene encoding NADH-quinone oxidoreductase subunit L, producing the protein MTLVEFFRAAPVAPDILAPSLWLIIALPLLGAFICGVFGKMLGRANVQLIACATVAGAFVLSVLAFWATSSYNPETGRLAAVYPNPFGLERDFVRYALAYDYGTWFSVGDFRVNFGLMVDHLSGILLLIITGVGFLIHLYSTSYMEHDAAYWRFFAYLNLFVAAMLTLVLADNLVLLFVGWEGVGMASYLLIGFWYDDPAKAWAGRKAFVTNRIGDFAFLIATFLLVLLVSAFTQQSNAADFNNAGTTSQHYKAALAQKGPVTFKGLEKMAEGLLDTAADQVDLSTPIQAGPLAGYTFGGVMTAAMLLFLLGAAGKSAQLPLYVWLPDAMAGPTPVSALIHAATMVTAGVYLFSRMSALLVLSPTAMATIAIIGALTSLLAALIAFAQDDIKKVLAYSTVSQLGIMFMGVGMGIFWAAVFHLMTHAFFKACLFLGAGSVMHGNGDETDIKKLGGLRKEMPWTWATFLIATLAITGIVPLSGFFSKDAILHAAHLNKLAGLEWVGGVVYYLGLLIAASTAFYMTRAYLLTFEGPRSKEAKVAHAHESAWQMTLPLVVLAVLSVVAARYAFGINFFDMSAQPVLDNFLSPVFSATKRITEGSSLVVLDTSRPQVFPDYLKAWAVAMAGGGLAFYMYRVFFPARVGQPVPAYARAVRRAAQNKFYVDELYELILIRPVKFMSFLLFRVVDALVIDTVAVRGTAWVTARVGSALRYVQSGDAQAYAAVMAIALLGGVVYALIQVMQ; encoded by the coding sequence ATGACTCTCGTCGAATTCTTCCGGGCGGCCCCCGTGGCGCCAGACATCCTGGCCCCCTCCCTCTGGCTCATCATCGCCCTGCCCCTGCTCGGCGCGTTCATCTGCGGCGTGTTCGGCAAGATGCTGGGCCGGGCGAACGTGCAGCTCATCGCGTGCGCGACGGTGGCCGGCGCCTTCGTCCTGAGCGTGTTGGCCTTCTGGGCCACCAGCTCCTACAACCCCGAAACGGGCCGGTTGGCGGCCGTGTACCCCAACCCGTTCGGCCTCGAGCGGGACTTCGTGCGGTACGCGCTCGCGTACGACTACGGCACCTGGTTCTCGGTGGGCGACTTCCGGGTGAACTTCGGACTGATGGTGGACCATCTGTCCGGCATCCTGCTGCTCATCATCACCGGCGTCGGCTTCCTCATCCACCTGTACTCCACCAGCTACATGGAGCACGACGCGGCGTACTGGCGGTTCTTCGCGTACCTGAACCTCTTCGTCGCGGCGATGCTGACGCTGGTGCTGGCCGACAACCTGGTCCTGCTCTTCGTGGGCTGGGAGGGCGTCGGCATGGCGAGCTACCTGCTCATCGGCTTCTGGTACGACGACCCGGCCAAGGCCTGGGCCGGTCGCAAGGCCTTCGTCACCAACCGCATCGGTGACTTCGCGTTCCTCATCGCCACCTTCCTGCTCGTCCTGCTGGTCTCCGCCTTCACGCAGCAGTCGAACGCGGCGGACTTCAACAACGCCGGCACGACGTCGCAGCACTACAAGGCCGCGCTGGCGCAGAAGGGCCCCGTGACGTTCAAGGGCCTGGAGAAGATGGCGGAGGGCCTGCTGGACACCGCCGCGGACCAGGTCGACCTGAGCACGCCCATCCAGGCGGGCCCGCTGGCGGGCTACACCTTCGGCGGCGTGATGACGGCGGCCATGCTGCTGTTCCTCCTGGGCGCGGCGGGCAAGAGCGCGCAGCTCCCGCTGTACGTCTGGCTGCCGGACGCCATGGCCGGCCCGACGCCGGTCTCCGCCCTCATCCACGCCGCGACGATGGTCACCGCCGGCGTCTACCTGTTCAGCCGCATGTCCGCGCTGCTGGTGCTGAGCCCCACCGCCATGGCGACCATCGCCATCATCGGCGCGCTCACCTCGCTGCTGGCGGCGCTCATCGCCTTCGCGCAGGACGACATCAAGAAGGTGCTCGCCTACTCCACGGTGTCCCAGCTCGGCATCATGTTCATGGGCGTGGGCATGGGCATCTTCTGGGCGGCCGTGTTCCACCTGATGACGCACGCCTTCTTCAAGGCGTGCCTCTTCCTCGGCGCCGGCAGCGTGATGCACGGCAACGGCGACGAGACGGACATCAAGAAGCTGGGCGGCCTGCGCAAGGAGATGCCCTGGACCTGGGCGACGTTCCTCATCGCCACGCTGGCCATCACCGGCATCGTCCCGCTCTCCGGCTTCTTCTCGAAGGACGCCATCCTCCACGCCGCGCACCTCAACAAGCTCGCGGGTCTGGAGTGGGTGGGCGGCGTCGTCTACTACCTGGGCCTGCTCATCGCCGCGTCCACGGCCTTCTACATGACGCGCGCCTACCTGCTCACCTTCGAGGGTCCTCGCTCGAAGGAGGCCAAGGTGGCCCACGCCCACGAGAGCGCCTGGCAGATGACCCTGCCGCTGGTGGTCCTCGCGGTGCTCAGCGTCGTCGCCGCGCGGTACGCGTTCGGCATCAACTTCTTCGACATGTCGGCGCAGCCGGTGCTGGACAACTTCCTGAGCCCGGTGTTCAGCGCCACCAAGCGCATCACCGAGGGCAGCTCGCTCGTGGTGCTCGACACCAGCCGCCCGCAGGTCTTCCCGGACTACCTCAAGGCCTGGGCGGTCGCCATGGCCGGTGGCGGTCTGGCGTTCTACATGTACCGCGTCTTCTTCCCCGCGCGGGTGGGCCAGCCGGTTCCGGCCTACGCCCGGGCGGTGCGTCGGGCGGCCCAGAACAAGTTCTACGTGGACGAGCTCTATGAGCTGATCCTCATCCGTCCCGTGAAGTTCATGAGCTTCCTCCTCTTCCGCGTGGTGGACGCGCTCGTCATCGACACCGTGGCGGTCCGCGGCACCGCGTGGGTGACGGCCCGCGTGGGCAGCGCGCTCCGGTACGTGCAGTCGGGCGACGCCCAGGCCTACGCCGCCGTGATGGCCATCGCCCTGCTGGGCGGTGTCGTCTACGCCCTCATCCAGGTGATGCAATGA
- a CDS encoding complex I subunit 4 family protein produces MSFFDTHLLNLVVFLPLVFAALVAMLPASENGQIRTVTLIAMVVDLVFGVWAYMAYVPGGPEFQLEYRARWFDLFGTSYHVGVDGLAVSLLLLTVFLGPLVVLASTTYIKFRIKEFHLALLVLQTTMLGALVSLDVLLFYVFFEAMLIPMYLLVGVWGAEDRQMAAVKFFLYTLAGSLLMLVAIIAVYFISSPVGARSFDYASIYNGLLDANRQLSACTTEGSCDSLTGLAATLHTWGPWLFAAFAIAFAVKVPMWPLHTWLPDAHVQAPVAGSMILAGVTLKMGTFGFWRYAIPFFPVATQQARPFLATLAVIGIVYGALMCLAQRDIKKLIAYSSVSHLGYCMLGILAITAEGATGSAYQMLNHGVSTGALFLLFGYLYERRHSRLMADYGGIAKVMPVFTAAFVIITFSSIAVPGTNGFIGEFLVLLGTFKSDLGEAAGNAHLTMVFGAFATLGVILGAAYMLWMVQKVFFGGLTHRENQHLTDMNLREGLTVLPFIVLVAVMGLQPQPFLDRLSPSTDRFLARARVGTPGAALQEDQLRVEVMSLPPRQVAAAPSAPVPLAAAPAVPSPRQ; encoded by the coding sequence ATGAGCTTCTTCGACACCCACCTGCTCAACCTCGTCGTCTTCCTGCCGCTCGTGTTCGCGGCGCTGGTGGCGATGCTGCCCGCCAGCGAGAACGGCCAGATTCGCACCGTCACGCTCATCGCCATGGTCGTGGACCTGGTGTTCGGCGTCTGGGCGTACATGGCCTACGTGCCGGGCGGTCCGGAGTTCCAGCTCGAGTACCGGGCGCGGTGGTTCGACCTGTTCGGCACCAGCTACCACGTGGGCGTGGACGGCCTGGCCGTGAGCCTGCTGCTGCTCACCGTCTTCCTGGGCCCGCTGGTGGTGCTGGCGTCCACCACGTACATCAAGTTCCGCATCAAGGAGTTCCACCTGGCGCTGCTGGTGCTCCAGACGACGATGCTGGGCGCGCTGGTGTCGCTGGACGTGCTGCTCTTCTACGTCTTCTTCGAGGCCATGCTCATCCCCATGTACCTGCTGGTGGGTGTGTGGGGCGCCGAGGACCGCCAGATGGCGGCGGTGAAGTTCTTCCTCTACACGCTGGCCGGCTCGCTGCTGATGCTGGTGGCCATCATCGCCGTGTACTTCATCAGCTCGCCGGTGGGCGCGCGCTCGTTCGACTACGCGAGCATCTACAACGGCCTGCTGGACGCCAACCGTCAGCTCAGCGCGTGCACCACGGAGGGGTCGTGTGACTCGCTGACCGGGCTGGCCGCCACGCTGCACACCTGGGGTCCGTGGCTGTTCGCGGCGTTCGCCATCGCGTTCGCGGTCAAGGTCCCGATGTGGCCGCTGCACACCTGGTTGCCGGACGCGCACGTTCAGGCGCCGGTGGCCGGCTCCATGATTCTGGCCGGCGTCACCCTGAAGATGGGCACGTTCGGCTTCTGGCGCTACGCGATTCCGTTCTTCCCGGTGGCCACGCAGCAGGCGCGGCCCTTCCTGGCCACGCTGGCCGTCATCGGCATCGTGTACGGCGCGCTGATGTGCCTGGCGCAGCGGGACATCAAGAAGCTCATCGCGTACTCGTCCGTCAGCCACCTGGGCTACTGCATGCTGGGCATCCTGGCGATTACCGCCGAGGGCGCCACGGGCAGCGCGTACCAGATGCTCAACCACGGCGTGTCCACGGGCGCGCTGTTCCTCCTGTTCGGCTACCTGTACGAGCGGCGCCACTCGCGCCTGATGGCGGACTACGGCGGCATCGCGAAGGTGATGCCGGTATTCACCGCGGCCTTCGTCATCATCACCTTCTCGTCCATCGCCGTGCCGGGCACCAACGGCTTCATCGGTGAGTTCCTCGTCCTCCTGGGCACCTTCAAGAGCGACCTGGGCGAGGCGGCGGGCAACGCGCACCTGACGATGGTGTTCGGCGCCTTCGCAACGCTGGGTGTCATCCTGGGCGCGGCCTACATGTTGTGGATGGTGCAGAAGGTGTTCTTCGGTGGCCTCACGCACCGGGAGAACCAGCACCTGACGGACATGAACCTGCGCGAGGGCCTCACGGTGCTCCCCTTCATCGTGCTGGTCGCGGTGATGGGTCTGCAGCCGCAGCCCTTCCTGGACCGCCTGTCGCCGTCCACGGACCGCTTCCTGGCCCGCGCCCGCGTGGGCACGCCGGGCGCGGCCCTGCAGGAGGACCAGCTCCGGGTGGAGGTGATGTCCCTGCCGCCCCGTCAGGTCGCCGCCGCGCCGTCCGCGCCCGTTCCGCTGGCCGCTGCCCCGGCCGTTCCCTCGCCGCGGCAGTAA